DNA from Streptomyces sp. NBC_01260:
CCTGCGGCGGCTGGTGCTGCCCGCCGTCGTGCTCGGCTCCGGCCTCGCCGCGGTGGTGATGCGCCAGACCAGGGCGGCGATGATCGACGCGATGTCCTCGGACTACGTGCGCACCGCACGGGCCAAGGGGCTGGCCCCGGCCGCCGTGATCGGCCGGCACGGGCTGCGCAACTCGCTCGTCACCGTGATCACCGTGCTGGGTCTCCAGCTCGGGCACCTGATCTCCGGCGCCGTCGTCACCGAACAGGTCTTCGTCCTGCCGGGCTTCGGCAAGCTCACCATCGACGCGGTCTTCACCCGTGACTACGCGATGGTCCAGGGCGTGGTCCTGTTCACCTCGGCCGCCTACATCCTGATCAATCTGCTGGTCGACTTCCTGTACTCGGTGGTCGACCCGCGCATCCGGCTCGGAGGTTCCCGATGACCCTCGCCCCGTCCACGGCGCCGCCCGCCGCCGCGGCCCCCGCGGCACGGCCCGGCGTCCGTGCCGCACGGCCGGCCACCTCACTGCGCCGACTGCGGCGCAACCGGCTGGCGCTGGTGGGTGCGGTGCTGTCCGCGGTGTTCGTGCTCGTCGCGCTGCTCGCACCGCTGCTCGCCCCCTACGACCCGGCCCGGCCGGACTTCGACTCGGCTCTCATGGCGCCGAGTTGGTCGCACTGGCTCGGCACGGACGACCTGGGCCGTGACCAGCTCTCCAGGGTGCTGGTGGGCGTCACCGCTTCCATGCAGGTCGGTGTGCTGGCCGTGCTGCTGGCCTTCGTCGTCGCCGTCCCGCTCGGGCTGGTGGCCGGCTACTACGGCCGGTTCGCCGACACCGTGGTCTCCCGGCTGACCGACACCATGCTGGCCTTTCCCTTCCTGGTCCTGGCCGTGGGCCTCGCCGCCGTCATGGGTCCCTCGCTGCAGAACGCGACCATCGCGATCGGCATCTCCCAGATCCCCGGAATCATCCGCGTCACCCGGGCCGAGACCCTGCGGCTCAAGCATCTGGACTACGTCGGTGCCGCGGTGGCCAACGGCGGCGGCGACGGTGTGATCCTGTTCCGCCACATCCTGCCCAACGCGACCTCGACGCTGATCGTGCAGGCCACCGTCGGGATCCCGTCCGCCATCATCGGCGAGGCGGTGCTCAGCTTCCTCGGCCTCGGGGTGCAGCCGCCCTCCCCCTCGCTCGGCGTGATGCTCTCCAGCGCCCAGCCCTTCATCGCGGACGCGCCCTGGATGGCGGTCTTCCCCGGCCTGGTCATCGTGCTCGCCACTTTGGCTTTCAACCTGCTCGGCGACGGCGTACGCGACATCCTCGACCCCCGCGGAGGTTCCCGGTGACCGAAGTCGAGACGTCCACCGCGCCCCGGCCCGGCGCGGACAGTGGCAGCGAGCCGGTGCTCCGGGTCCGTGACCTGTCGGTCTCCTTCCACGGCGCGGAACGCACCGTGCACGCCGTGGACGGTGTCTCCTACGATTTGGCGCCCGGCGAGGTACTGGCCGTGGTCGGCGAGTCCGGCTGCGGAAAGTCCGTCACCTCCATGGCCGTGATGGGGCTGCTGCCGTCGACCGCCCGGATCGGCGGCTCCATCACCCTGGACGGCCAGGAGCTGGTCGGCGCGCCGGAGAAGCGGTTGCGGTCGCTCCGCGGCCGTCGCCTCTCGATGATCTTTCAGGAGCCGATGACCTCGCTCAACCCGGTACTCACCGTCGGCCGGCAGATCACCGAAGTCCTGCGCCGACACCAGGGGTTGAGCCGGAACGAAGCCAGGGAACGGGCTGTCGAACTGCTCGGTGTCGTCGGAATCCCGGCGCCCCGCAAGCGGGTTGACGAATACCCGCACCAGCTCTCCGGCGGCATGCGGCAGCGGGTGATGATCGCCATCGCGGTGGCGTGCGACCCCGCCGTGCTGATCGCGGACGAACCGACGACCGCTCTCGACGTGACAGTACAGGCCGGCATCCTCGATGTGCTCCGCTCGTTGCGGGACCGGCTCGGCACCGCCATCGTCCTGATCACCCACGACCTCGGAGTGGTCGCGGACACCGCAGACCGGGTCCTGGTGATGTACGCGGGCCGCCCCGTCGAACAGGCCTCGGTGGACGAGCTGTTCGCGTCGCCGCGGCATCCGTACACCCGGGGCCTGCTCGGTGCCGTACTGCGTCCCGGAAGCCGGGGCGCGGGCGGAAGGGCGCGGCTGAACGAGATCCCCGGGCTCGTCCCCGATCTGCGCGAACAGCCGAAGGGGTGCAGTTTCGCGCCGCGTTGCGCCTCGGCCGAGGACGGCTGCCTGACGAGCCGTCCCCCGCTGAACAGGTCCGCCGGCACCCACCTGATCGCCTGCTACCACCCGGCCGATGCGATCGGGTCCGACCCGTCCCGACCCGACGCGAGCAAGGGAACCGTCCGATGACCGCAGACCTCAACCCGCCCGCCGCCACGGCGGGGACCGTCACCCCGGTGCTGGCCGTGCACGGCCTGAAGCGGCATTTCGACGGGGCGGGCGGCACCGTGAAGGCGGTGGACGGGGTGTCGCTGACGATCCTGCCCGGCGAGGTCGTCGGCCTCGTCGGGGAGTCGGGCAGCGGCAAGTCCACGGTGGGGCGCTGTGTGGTCCGCCTCGACCGGCCGACCGACGGCAGCGTGGAGATCAACGGCACGGATGTCACCACGCTCTCGCCGCGTGCGCTCAGGCCGTTGCGGAAGGACTTCCACCTGGTGTTCCAGGACCCCTCGTCCTCGCTCAACCCGCGCATGACCATACGTCAGATCGTTGCGGAGCCGCTGCGGCTGCACGGCCTGGCGAACCGCGCCGAGGCGGCGCAGCGGGTGGACGGGCTCCTGGCCCAGGTGGGCCTGCGGCCCGAACTGGCCGACCGCAACCCCCATGAGCTCTCCGGAGGCCAGCGCCAGCGCGTCTCCATCGCGCGCGCGCTGGCGGTCGATCCCGCGCTCCTGGTGGCGGACGAGCCGACCTCGGCCCTCGATGTGTCCGTGCAGGCCTCCGTGCTCAACCTCCTCGCGGACCTGCAACGCGACCGGGGTTTCGGCTGCCTCTTCATCACCCACGACCTGGCGGCGGTGGAATACCTGGCGGACCGCATAGCGGTGATGTACCTGGGCCGGATCGTCGAACAGGCCCCGGCGGCCGAGCTGTTCGCGGCCCCCAAGCACCCGTACACGCAGGCGCTGCTGTCCGCGGCGCCGGTGCCCGATCCCGCCGAACAGCGGGGCCGGCGCCGGATCGTGCTGGGCGGCGATCTGCCCAGCCCGCTGGACCCGCCGCCCGGCTGCCACTTCCACACCCGGTGCCCCCTGGCCACCGACCGGTGCCGTACCGAGGCGCCCGAACTGCGCCCGCTGCCCACCGGGGGCGGTCGCGAGGCGGCTCCTCGGCAGGTGGCGTGCCATCTCGTCGCGGACGACGGCAGTGTGCCGGATGCCGCGAAGGCCGTGGCGGCGGCTGCCGGCTGACCCGCTGCGGCTGATCAGCCGCGAACGCCGGAGCCCGTCCACCACTCGGTGGACGGGCTCCGGCGTTCGCGGCGGCGGGTCAGCCGACCAGTTCCAGGCCGTCGGCGACGACACGGCCGGCATGCAGGACCGTACGGTCGTCGCTGCGGTCCATGACGGCGGACGCCACCGTCTCGCCCTCGACCAGCAGCAGATCGGCGCTGTCGCCAACGGCGAGACCGGGACGGTCCGAGACGGACGTCAGACGGGGCAGGTCCGTGTGGAGGATCGAGGCCCCGCCGCGGCTCGCGACGGCCACGCAGTGCTCGATCAGCTCGTCGGCCCGGTAGCGGTTGGTGAAGGCCAGCTGCCAGGTGCGGTCCAGCATGTCCCCGTTGCCGTAGGGCGACCAGAAGTCGCGCTGGCCGTCCTCTCCCAGGCCTACACGCACACCGGCGGCGGTCAGTTCGGCCAACGGCAGGGCGTGCTGCTGCTGAGCCGGTGCGATGGTCGCCATCGCGATGTCCAGCTCGGCGAACTCCTCGATGAGGCGGCGGGTGGTCGCCTCGTCGACGGTCCCGAGTTCATAGGCGTGCGAGAGCGTCACCTGACCGGCCATGCCCAGGGCGCGTACCCGCTCCAGGATGAGGTCGACGCTGAACACACCGAGTGCGCCGGGCTCGTGGAGGTGGATGTCGATCGGTGCCTGGTGGCGCTCGGCGAGGCCGAAGACGATGTCGAGATGGCGTACGGGGTCGCGGTCCAGGGTGCACGGGTCGATGCCGCCGACCACGGACGCGCCGGCGGACATCGCCTGGTCCATGAGTTCCGGCACGCCCTTCTCCTTGAGCAGACCGGCCTGCGGGAAGGCCATGATCTCGACCTCGCACCGGCCGGCGTGCGCCTCCTTGGCCGCGAGGACGCCCTCCAGCCGCTCCAGACCGCAGTCCGCGTCGATCTGGGCGTAGCTGCGCACGCGGGTCGTGCCCCGCTCGATCATGCGGCCCAGGGTGTACGTGGCCCGCTGGGCGACGCTCCACTCGTCCTCACGCCAGTGCGCGCGGTCGTTCATCGTCATGCCCCAGACACCGGGGGCGCCCGTGTGGGGGCGGAAGGGCAGCCCCATGCGGGTGGAGTCGAGGTGGCAGTGGACGTCGGAGAACGACGGCAGCGCGAGCCGTCCCCGTCCGGCCACGGTGTCGTCCGCGGCACGGCTCGGGTCGTGCGGGGTGAGCGCGGCTATCACGCCGTCCCTGATCTCGATGTCGCAGGGCTCGCCGCCCCAGGGACGGACGTTCGTGATCAGCATGTGGTGCCTCTCCTTCGTTCGGTAGACCGGTATGAAGTTGTCGGGGTGGAGGTGCCGGGCGGCTCGGGTCACTCCGCCGGCAGCACCTCGGCCAGGGTCGCCAGGGAAGGGCCGCGGCCCCGCTCGATGTGCGCATAGGCGAGGGCGTCGGCCAGGTCCGGCTTGCCCGCGTAGATCGCGGCGCAGATGTCCTGGTGCTCGGTGCACTGCACACGCGGGTCGAGGCCGCCGGTGAGGGTGAACAGCCACTGCACCAGGCCCAGCGAGGGCTGAAGGGCGTCCTGGAGCAGCCGGTTCCCGGTCATCGCGACGATCTCCGCGTGCAGGGCGGTGTTGGCGGCGGGAATCTCGTGGATATCACCCCGCCCGGTGGCGTCCTCGGCCGCTTCCATGAGTTCGCGCAGCCGGTCGCCGCCGCGGCCGGCCGCGCAGGCCTCCGCGGCCCTGCGGGCGGCGAACACCTCAAGGCTCAGCCGGAGGTCGAAGAGCTCGGCCACATCGCGCAGCGAGAGGTTGCGCACGGACGCGCCGCGCCGCGGGGAGATCACCACGAGGCCCTCCCCGGTCAGCCGGGTGAGCGCTTCCCGGACGGGGATGCGCGAGAAGCCCAGGGCCTCGGAGAGTTCGCGCTCCCGCAGACGTACGCCGGGCGGGTACTCGCCGGACAGGATGCGGGCGCGGATCGTCCGCTCGGCGTGATCGACATGGGACGCACCGGACTCGGGCGAATCGGTCATCGTGAGGTCTCCTCGTACGGCGGGAACGTCGGCGGGAACAGCTCGCCGGCGCCTCGGCGGCGCAGGTCGCGCTCGCCGTAGGCCGCGCGCATTGTCTCGAACAGGGTCTGGGCCCGGCGCCGCAGGTTCGGCAGGTCGGTGCCCGGTATCCGGCCGTCGGTCATGACGGGGCGCCCCGCCACGACGGAGTGGGTGGCCTGCCGGGCGGTGCCGTTCAGCAGGAACGTACGGACGGGGTCGTCCTGGACGCCGTCGCGGATGTCGTCCAGCCGGAACGCCACCAGGTCCGCCTGCGCGCCGGGCTCCAGCCGCCCGAGGTCGGTGCGCCGCAGTGCGCGGGCGCCGCCGAGCGTGGCCGCCTCGACGTAGTGCTCGGCGGGCGCGGCGTCCAGGCGTCCGTCGACGACCTTGGCGAGGTGGACGCCGGTGTCCATGCCCCGGATGAGGTCCGGCGGGAAGGAGTCGGTGCCCAGACACAGATTGATCCCTGCCCGCCGGTAGGCATCGAAGGAGTGCAGTACCTGGCCGTAGCGCAGCGAGGTCTGCGGGCAGTGGATGACGGAGACGCCCGCCGCCGCGAGCGCGGCCAGGTCGCCGCGGTCCTCGCCGTGCACGTCGGGGTGGCGGTCGGTCACGATGCCGTGCGGCACGAGGAGCCGGGTGTCCAGCAGCCCGGTGCGGGCGAGCAGCCGCAGGGGCGTGGTGCCGTGCAGCTCCTGTACGAGATCCCGTTCGGCCATGCCCTGGAGACAGTGCAGCCGTACGGGGACGTCGCGCCGTCGCGCGATCCACCAGCGCCTCGCCGAGGTCCAGTTCCGCGTCCACCGGACCGTCGTACCCCGTGCCCACGTACGCGATCGTGTCGTCCTCCCACACGATCTCGCCGTCACGGAGCAGAGCGTGCCCGCCGTCTCGGTGGGCGAGGACGTGGGTGGCGCGCCAGCGGGTTCGCACGGGGCCTCCTGCGGGTGCGGTGTACCGGACCGCCCCGAGCGGACGGCGGTCCTCGGTCGGAGCAAGGCGACAGTAACACTTGGCATACCAAGTGCCCGCACCCTCAGGAGTTATGTGAAGTTAGTCGGAAATATCGACCCGGAAAGCCTGCATGGAGGAGAGGATGACACCCTCTGGCATACCAGCAGGGTGACTCCGGGGAGCCGGAGCCCCGTCAGATCTCCGTGAGCCGTCCCGCCGTCACCTCGACGCGGCGCGTCGTGCGGACTGCCTCCAGCATCCGCCGGTCGTGCGTGACCAGCAGCAGCGTCCCCGTGTACGAGTCGAGCGCCGATTCCAGCTGCTCGATCGCCGGCAGGTCAAGATGGTTCGTGGGCTCGTCCAGGACGAGGAGGTTGACGCCGCGGCCCTGGAGCAGGGCGAGTGCCGACCGGGTCCGTTCGCCCGGGGAGAGGGTGGTCGCGGGGCGCATCACATGGTCGGCGCGCAAGCCGAATTTGGCGAGGAGGGTACGGACCTCGGCCGGTTCCGTGTCCGGGACGGCCGCGCAGAACGCCTCCAGCAGGGATTCCGTACCGTGGAACAGCTTCCGCGCCTGGTCCACCTCACCGACGACCACACCCGAGCCCAGGCTCGCGTGCCCCGAGTCCAGCGGGAGACGGCCGAGCAGAGCGGCGAGCAGGGTCGACTTCCCGGCGCCGTTGGCACCGGTGATGGCGATCCGGTCCGCCCAGTCGATCTGGAGCGAGACCGGGCCGAACACGAAGTCCCCGAGGCCGACCCGCGCCTCGCGCAGCGTCGCCACGACGGAGCCGGAGCGGGGGGCGGAGGCGATCTCCATCCGCAGCTCCCACTCCTTGCGCGGCTCGTCCACGACATCGAGGCGGTCGATCATGCGCTGGGTCTGGCGGGCCTTCGCGGCCTGCTTCTCGCTCGACTCGCTGCGGAACTTGCGGGCCATCTTGTCGGAGTCGCCGGCCTTGCGGCGCGCGTTCCTGACGCCCTTGTCCATCCAGGAGCGCTGCATCAGAGCGCGGCCTTCGAGTGCGGAGCGCTTGTCGGCGAACTCCTCGAACTCCTCGCGGGCGTGCCTGCGGGCCCGCTCGCGCTCCTCCAGGTATGCCGCGTAGCCACCGCCGTAGAGGTTGATCTGCTGCTGGGCCAGGTCGAGTTCGAGGACCTTGGTGACCGTGCGCATCAGGAACTCGCGGTCGTGGCTGATGACGACCGTGCCGGCGCGCAGCCCGGAGACGTACCGCTCCAGCCGTTCCAGGCCGTCGAGGTCGAGGTCGTTGGTGGGTTCGTCGAGCAGGAAGATGTCGTAGCGGGAGAGCAGCAGCGAGGCGAGGCCCACGCGGGCCGCCTGGCCGCCGGAGAGCGTGGTCATCGGCAGGTCGAGACCGACGGTCAGGCCGAGGTCGGCGGCGACCTCCTCGGCCCGTTCGTCCAGGTCGGCGCCGCCGAGGGCGAGCCAGCGCTCCAGCGACTCGGAGTACGCGTCGTCAGAGCCGGGCGCCCCGTCGACGAGGGCCTGGGTGGCGGTGTCCATCGCCGCCTGGGCCTCGGCGACACCCGTCCGGCGGGCCAGGAACTCCCGTACGGTCTCGTCGGGGCGCCGCTCCGGTTCCTGCGGCAGGTGGCCGACGGTGGCGGTGGGCGGGGAGAGCCGCAGCTCCCCCTCCTCCGGCTGGTCGAGCCCGGCGAGCAGCCGCAGCAGCGACGATTTTCCGGCGCCGTTGACTCCGACGAGACCGATCACATCACCGGGAGCGACCACGAGGTCGAGTTCGGCGAAGAGAGTGCGGTCGCCGTGTCCGGCGGCGAGGTCCTTGGCGACGAGGGTGGCAGTCATCAGGGTGTCGATCCTAATCGGCGGCCGGGGCTCCCGGTGCAGGTGCCTGCGGGGTCGGGGCACGGGCCACCGGCGAGGTGCGCCGCAGGGATGCCCGGCAGGCTCCCCGTCCTCACGCCTGCCGGGCGCCCGAAGCATCGCCCTGCCCGTGCACCTCGGCTAGGGTCCTTCCCCTGGATCGAGTGATCGGGCGCGGCCCGACCCGGGCGGGAGACCTGGCGTCCGGGGCGTGAACGGGGTCCGGACAGAGACGAGCGGCGGTGCGGCAGTGTCCGAAGTGATCGTGGTGGGCGGTGGGGTCAGCGGCCTCACCACGGCGGTGGTGCTGGCCGGGCGCGGTCACCGGGTGCGGGTCTGGTCCCGGCAGCCCGCGGCGGCCACGACGTCGGCGGTGGCGGGCGCCCTGTGGTGGCCGTACCGGATCGAGCCGCAGGACCGGGTCGGCGACTGGTCGCTGGCTTCACTGCGCTGGTACGAGGAGCTGGCCGCCCATCCGCGCGAGACCGGGGTGCGGCTGGTCAGCGGTGTGCACCGGGGTGAGCGGCTCGCGGCGCTCGGGGCGTGGGCCGGGAGGCTGAAGGATGTGGTGGAGGACGCCGAGGGGCTGCGGTGCCGGCTGCCCCTGATCGACATGCCGGTCCATCTCGACTGGCTGGAGGAGCGGGTCAGGGCGGCCGGGGGCTCGGTCGAGCGGCGTACGGTCACCTCGTTCGACGAGGCGGCCGCCGAGGCGGCGACGGTGGTCAACTGCACGGGGCTCGGCGCCCGCGAACTGGTCCCCGACACCGGGATGCGGCCGGTTCGCGGTCAGCTGGTCATGGTGGAGAACCCGGGGATCGAGGAGTGGTTCACCGAGGCTGACCCGGCGGCGGGCGCGACGACGTACTTCTTCCCGCAGCCGGGCCGGCTGGTGCTCGGCGGCACCGCCGGGACGGACGACTGGAGCACCGTGCCCGATCCCCGCACGGCCGAGGAGATCGTGGCCCGGTGTGCCCGGGTCCGGCCGGAGATCGCCCGCGCGCGGATCATCGGGCACCGGGTGGGGCTGCGGCCGGCCCGGGACGCGGGGGTCCGCATCGAGGCCGAGCCGCTGCCCGGCGGCGGGCGCCTGGTGCACAACTACGGACACGGGGGCGCGGGCGTGACCGTCGCCCTGGGCTGCGCGGAGGCGACGGCCCGGCTGGTGGTCTGAACCGCCGCGTGCGGGGCCGACGGGGGCAGGGACGCCTGGAGGGCCCGCGACCCCGCAGGGCCGTCGGCCCGCGCGGCCCTCGGACGGCTCGGGGTCCACTCCTCGGCCCTCGAACGGCCCAGCGCCCTCAGTCGCCCGCCGGGCTCGAACCGCCGGGCCGGTCCCCGCGCTCGGTGGTGATCTGGCTGTCGCCGGGGCCGATCCGGATCTCGAAGTCACCGTCGTACTTGGCGTGGCCCTCGATGACCGCGGACTCGACCGCCTCCACCCCGAACTCGCGGCGCACGATGAGCGGGTCCTCGCGCAGGTCCCGCACAAGGGCCACGCACATGCCGATCATGACGATCGTGAAGGGCGCGGCCACCAGAATGGTCAGGTTCTGGAGGCCGGCCAGCGCATCGCCCTTGCCGTTCCCGATCAGCAGCATGATCGCCGCCACCGCACCGGTGGTGACGCCCCAGAAGACGACGACCCACTTGGCCGGTTCGAGGATGCCCTTCTGCGACAGGGTGCCCATCACGATGGAAGCGGCATCCGCGCCCGACACGAAGAAGATGCCGACCAGGATCATCACCAGCAGACTCATCACCGTCGGGATGGGGAACTGCTGGAGCACGCCGAAGAGCTGGGCCTCCTGGGTGTCGGCGCCGTTCAGCTTCCCGGCCTCCTGGAGCTTGATGGCGCTGCCGCCGAAGATCGCGAACCAGATCAGGCTGACGGTGCTGGGGACCAGGATGACCCCGCCGATGAACTGACGGATCGTCCGGCCGCGGCTGATCCTGGCGATGAACATGCCGACGAACGGGGTCCAGGAGATCCACCAGGCCCAGTAGAAGACGGTCCAGCTGCTGAGCCAGTCGGCGACCTCTCCCTTGCCGGTCGCCTCGGTGCGGCCCGCGAGCTGGGGCAGATCACCGATGTAGGCGGCGATCGAGGTGGGCAGCAGGTCGAGCACGATGATGGTGGGTCCCGCGATGAACACGAAGACGGCGAGGATCAGGGCGAGCACCATATTGATGTTGGACAGCCACTGGATGCCCTTCTCCACGCCGGAGATCGCCGAGGCGACGAAGGCCACGGTCAGCACCGCGATGATCAGGACGAGCAGCCCGGTGCCGGTCGTCTCCATCCAGTTCAGTTCGTGGAAACCGCTGCCGATCTGAAGGGCTCCCAGGCCCAGCGAGGCCGCCGAGCCGAAGAGCGTGGCGAAAATGGCGAGGATGTCGATCAGCCGGCCGACGCCGCCGTGGGCGTGCCGGGCACCGATGAGCGGTTCGAAGACGGCACTGATCGTCTGCCGCCTGCGGCGCCGGAAGGTGCTGTACGAGATCGCGAGACCGACCACCGCGTAGATCGCCCAGGGATGGAGCGTCCAGTGGAAGAGAGTGGTGGCCATCGCCGTCTGCATCGCCTCGGCGGCGTCCGCCGGGTGGGTGCCGGGCGGCGGGTGGACGAAGTGCGCCAGGGGCTCACTCACTCCGTAGAACATCAGGCCGATGCCCATACCGGCGCTGAACATCATGGCGACCCAGGACACGGTCCGGAATTCCGGCTCCTCGCCCTCCTGGCCGAGGGTGATCGTTCCGTAGCGGCTGATGGCGAGCCAGAGCGCGAAGACCACGAATCCGGAGGCGGCCAGCATGAAGGCCCAACCGCCGTTGTGCATGAGTCCGTTGAGCAACGTATTGGAGACGTCCTCCAGCGAGTCGGTGGCGGTGGCCCCCCAGACCACGAAGGCGAGGGTCAGGACAGCGGTGACGCCGAACACCACCCGGTCGGTCGTGGGGTGCCGGCTCTGGGCCGGGTCGCCGGGCAGATCCGCCGTCACCGACAGATCCCCCCTGCCGCCCGTTCTCTGATCGTCCTGCGACACGAATGGCACCTTTCACGGAAGCTGGAGTTTCGCTCTCCGTAGGCAGTACCACACGCGACGCACATCTTCCGGGATCAACAAGCGGTATCAGCTTGACCGTTTATGAGGTGATACGTCGCATTCTTGTCCAGAAGGAGCGGGACCAGCCTCCGGGCGGGCTGGGCCAGCGGTACGTACACACCGTCACCGTCGGGCCGGGAGGTGACGCCGTGCAGGACGAGTTCGTCCCCGACCCGGGCGAACTGGGCCGCCGTGAGCCGGTAACCGCAGGGCGGGTGCGCGAGGGTCTCGCCCGGACCCGCCGCCTCGTTGTCGGCCCCGCCGAGCGGGACCGGGCCCCGGTCGGTGAACCCGGCCGCCCGGGAGCGGGCGGTGGCGGCGGCGATCTCGCCGCGCCGCTCCTCGACGTAGGAGAACAGGCCTTTGAGTGCGGCACGTTGGGAGTGCACCCGGCGACGGTTGTTGAGTGCGGGGTCGGCCCGCTCGGCGTCGGTGAGCGCGTCCACGCGGGACTCGACGAGCAGGGCCACCGCATGCTTGACGCCCGCCGCATTGCGCAGGATGCGCTCCTGCCCGTCGCCCGCGGTCTGCTTGACGGGCCGGCCCGTGACCGGGTCGGTCCAGATGCCGTAGAGCCCGCTGTCGTGTCCGGCGTCCCGGGCGGCCGGGCGCACATGGCGTTCGGCCAGGAGCTTCGATTCGTCGCGCACCAGGTCATGGACATTGGGGTTGCGGGGCCACAGGACGGTCAGGTCGCTGTCGTAGTACGGCGGCGTCGCGCCGTACTCGTGCAGGTCGTAGACCACATCGGGCCTGTCGTCCCGGAGGGCCGCCGCGATGGCCCGGCCCTCGGCGGTCCGCAGCGCGATGTGGTCGCGGTTGATGTCCACGTCGTCGGAGTTGCCACGGGTTCCGGCGGCGCGACCGTCGGGGTTGGCGGTCGGAATGACGAGGATCTCGGTACGGGAGAGAAGGTCCCGGGTCGCCCGGTCCCTGGCGTATCCGAGATCACGGATCACCGTCAGACAGGCCTCGCGGGCGGCGGGTTCATCACCGTGCTGGCCGCACACGAGGAGCACGGTGAGGGCGGTCGGACGCCGGCTGCCGATCCGGACGAGCCGCAACGGCCGCCCCTGCTTCGTCGTTCCGATCCGCTCCACGGAGACCCGGTCGCTGTGCCGGGCGACGGCCGCGAGCAAGGAGCGTTCCTCGGCCGGGCCGGTCCAGCGTGCCCCGTCGGCGGATTCGAATCCGGTACGCGGCGGGGTCCGCGCCGCCGCGGCGGACACCGTGACCAGCGCGCCGGCCAGCGCGGTGGCGACGCCCGTCAGCGCGAGGTTGCGAACCCTGTGACGCCCCGCCCGCCGGTCGCGGTACTTCGGCGCGCAGCGGTTCACCGGCCACCGGCCGCCGTGTCGCACGGACCGCCGGCGGGGGCCGGAACGGGCGGTCTGTACGTCGAGCGGGCACCCCGCGCACGTGTCGGCATGGGCGGAAGGTACCGTGGCCGGCGCCCGCGCGACAGGTCCCCCGGTCACCGCTCCGCGAAAGGCCCTAGGCTGGCGAGGTTCGTGCTGTTCGGCCGGACCCCGGCCGTCTCCGGCCCCCTCCCGCGCCTCCGAGGAGCGTCCCTTGCCCCGTCCGACCCCCGATGCCCCTCACGACGCACGCCCCACACTGGAAGCCGTGGCAGCCCGGGCCGGGGTGTCCCGGGCAACGGCCTCCCGAGTGGTCAACGGCGGGGCCGGGGTACGGCAGCCGCTCGTGGACCAGGTGCGCAAGGCGGTCGATGAGCTCGGCTACATACCGAACCACGCCGCCCGGACGCTGGTGACCCGGCGCAACGGAGCCGTCGCCGTGATCATCGACGAACCCGAGATACGTATCTTCTCCGACCCCTTCTTCTCCCAGCACATCCGCGGCATCAGCCGTGAACTCATTACTTATGACGCCCAGTTGGTGCTCCTCCTGGTGGAGGGGAGCGGGGACTTCGACCGGGTGACCCGCTATCTGGCCGGTGGCCATGTGGACGGGGTACTGGCCTTCTCGCTGCACACGGACGACGAACTGCCCGCGGTCATCCGCCGGTTCCGGGTACCGACGGTCTACGGCGGGCGCCCCGGACG
Protein-coding regions in this window:
- a CDS encoding amidohydrolase, with amino-acid sequence MLITNVRPWGGEPCDIEIRDGVIAALTPHDPSRAADDTVAGRGRLALPSFSDVHCHLDSTRMGLPFRPHTGAPGVWGMTMNDRAHWREDEWSVAQRATYTLGRMIERGTTRVRSYAQIDADCGLERLEGVLAAKEAHAGRCEVEIMAFPQAGLLKEKGVPELMDQAMSAGASVVGGIDPCTLDRDPVRHLDIVFGLAERHQAPIDIHLHEPGALGVFSVDLILERVRALGMAGQVTLSHAYELGTVDEATTRRLIEEFAELDIAMATIAPAQQQHALPLAELTAAGVRVGLGEDGQRDFWSPYGNGDMLDRTWQLAFTNRYRADELIEHCVAVASRGGASILHTDLPRLTSVSDRPGLAVGDSADLLLVEGETVASAVMDRSDDRTVLHAGRVVADGLELVG
- a CDS encoding GntR family transcriptional regulator, giving the protein MTDSPESGASHVDHAERTIRARILSGEYPPGVRLRERELSEALGFSRIPVREALTRLTGEGLVVISPRRGASVRNLSLRDVAELFDLRLSLEVFAARRAAEACAAGRGGDRLRELMEAAEDATGRGDIHEIPAANTALHAEIVAMTGNRLLQDALQPSLGLVQWLFTLTGGLDPRVQCTEHQDICAAIYAGKPDLADALAYAHIERGRGPSLATLAEVLPAE
- a CDS encoding amidohydrolase family protein, translated to MPSVTVALLRPRTAVRSGRSGTPHPQEAPCEPAGAPPTSSPTETAGTLCSVTARSCGRTTRSRTWARGTTVRWTRNWTSARRWWIARRRDVPVRLHCLQGMAERDLVQELHGTTPLRLLARTGLLDTRLLVPHGIVTDRHPDVHGEDRGDLAALAAAGVSVIHCPQTSLRYGQVLHSFDAYRRAGINLCLGTDSFPPDLIRGMDTGVHLAKVVDGRLDAAPAEHYVEAATLGGARALRRTDLGRLEPGAQADLVAFRLDDIRDGVQDDPVRTFLLNGTARQATHSVVAGRPVMTDGRIPGTDLPNLRRRAQTLFETMRAAYGERDLRRRGAGELFPPTFPPYEETSR
- a CDS encoding ABC transporter permease, translating into MTLAPSTAPPAAAAPAARPGVRAARPATSLRRLRRNRLALVGAVLSAVFVLVALLAPLLAPYDPARPDFDSALMAPSWSHWLGTDDLGRDQLSRVLVGVTASMQVGVLAVLLAFVVAVPLGLVAGYYGRFADTVVSRLTDTMLAFPFLVLAVGLAAVMGPSLQNATIAIGISQIPGIIRVTRAETLRLKHLDYVGAAVANGGGDGVILFRHILPNATSTLIVQATVGIPSAIIGEAVLSFLGLGVQPPSPSLGVMLSSAQPFIADAPWMAVFPGLVIVLATLAFNLLGDGVRDILDPRGGSR
- a CDS encoding ABC transporter ATP-binding protein, with product MTADLNPPAATAGTVTPVLAVHGLKRHFDGAGGTVKAVDGVSLTILPGEVVGLVGESGSGKSTVGRCVVRLDRPTDGSVEINGTDVTTLSPRALRPLRKDFHLVFQDPSSSLNPRMTIRQIVAEPLRLHGLANRAEAAQRVDGLLAQVGLRPELADRNPHELSGGQRQRVSIARALAVDPALLVADEPTSALDVSVQASVLNLLADLQRDRGFGCLFITHDLAAVEYLADRIAVMYLGRIVEQAPAAELFAAPKHPYTQALLSAAPVPDPAEQRGRRRIVLGGDLPSPLDPPPGCHFHTRCPLATDRCRTEAPELRPLPTGGGREAAPRQVACHLVADDGSVPDAAKAVAAAAG
- a CDS encoding ABC transporter ATP-binding protein, which codes for MTEVETSTAPRPGADSGSEPVLRVRDLSVSFHGAERTVHAVDGVSYDLAPGEVLAVVGESGCGKSVTSMAVMGLLPSTARIGGSITLDGQELVGAPEKRLRSLRGRRLSMIFQEPMTSLNPVLTVGRQITEVLRRHQGLSRNEARERAVELLGVVGIPAPRKRVDEYPHQLSGGMRQRVMIAIAVACDPAVLIADEPTTALDVTVQAGILDVLRSLRDRLGTAIVLITHDLGVVADTADRVLVMYAGRPVEQASVDELFASPRHPYTRGLLGAVLRPGSRGAGGRARLNEIPGLVPDLREQPKGCSFAPRCASAEDGCLTSRPPLNRSAGTHLIACYHPADAIGSDPSRPDASKGTVR